One genomic region from Bradyrhizobium icense encodes:
- a CDS encoding NAD(P)H-quinone oxidoreductase — MEKLPAQMTVIGISKPGGPEVLLPETRAVPAPGPGEILVKVMAAGVNRPDVAQRSGAYPPPPGASDLPGLEIAGEVVALGKGAKKHKLGDKVMSLVAGGGYAQYCIAQDAQAMAVPPSLSIQEAGAIPETLMTVWHNVFERGALKPGETLLIHGGSSGIGTMAIQLAKAFGSKVIVTVGSQDKIDACLKLGADRAINYKTEDFVAVVKAETNNVGVNLILDMVAGDYVDRNYDAAAVDGRIVQIATLNSPKVTVSIAKVMVKRLTHTGSTLRPRTNADKAAMVAAIEAKVMPLLREGRVKPLMDSSFPLEKAADAHRRMETSAHIGKIVLAV; from the coding sequence ATGGAAAAGCTGCCCGCGCAAATGACCGTCATCGGCATCAGCAAGCCAGGCGGCCCCGAAGTGTTGCTGCCCGAAACCCGCGCAGTGCCGGCGCCCGGTCCAGGCGAAATCCTGGTCAAGGTGATGGCCGCCGGCGTCAACCGCCCCGACGTCGCGCAGCGTTCCGGCGCTTACCCGCCGCCGCCCGGCGCCAGCGACCTGCCCGGCCTTGAAATCGCGGGCGAAGTGGTGGCGCTCGGCAAAGGCGCCAAAAAGCACAAGCTCGGCGACAAGGTGATGTCACTGGTGGCGGGCGGTGGCTACGCCCAATATTGCATCGCGCAAGACGCGCAGGCGATGGCGGTACCGCCGTCGCTTTCGATCCAGGAAGCCGGAGCGATCCCGGAAACGCTGATGACGGTCTGGCACAACGTATTCGAACGCGGCGCGCTGAAACCGGGCGAGACCTTGCTGATCCATGGCGGCTCGTCTGGCATCGGCACCATGGCGATCCAGCTTGCGAAAGCATTCGGCTCGAAAGTGATCGTGACCGTAGGATCGCAGGACAAGATCGATGCCTGTCTGAAACTCGGCGCCGATCGCGCGATCAACTACAAGACTGAGGACTTCGTTGCCGTGGTCAAGGCGGAGACCAACAATGTGGGCGTCAACCTCATCCTCGACATGGTCGCCGGCGACTATGTCGATCGCAATTACGATGCCGCCGCGGTGGATGGCCGTATCGTGCAGATCGCAACCCTCAATAGCCCCAAGGTCACCGTCAGCATTGCCAAGGTGATGGTGAAGCGGCTGACGCATACCGGCTCCACGCTGCGCCCCCGTACTAATGCGGATAAGGCGGCGATGGTGGCCGCGATCGAGGCCAAGGTGATGCCGCTATTGCGCGAAGGACGTGTAAAACCGCTGATGGACAGCTCATTCCCGCTGGAAAAAGCGGCCGACGCGCACCGGCGGATGGAGACCTCCGCACATATTGGCAAAATTGTGTTGGCGGTTTAA
- a CDS encoding DUF1192 domain-containing protein, whose product MAIEDDDKPRKKISHEIGQDLSLLSVEELTERIALLNSEIARLQEAVTKKRASKDAANSFFKS is encoded by the coding sequence ATGGCCATCGAAGACGACGACAAGCCGCGGAAGAAAATCAGCCATGAGATCGGCCAGGATCTGTCGCTGCTCTCGGTCGAGGAACTGACGGAGCGGATTGCGCTTCTGAATTCGGAAATCGCCCGGCTGCAGGAAGCTGTCACCAAAAAGCGCGCGTCAAAGGACGCCGCGAACAGTTTCTTCAAGTCGTAG
- a CDS encoding DUF1465 family protein, giving the protein MADRSQSESALVLFSERLTNSAVFGALFREGMDLVEETAAYLDGDGRTEAKALERSVSLTYATESMRLTTRLMQLASWLLLHRAVKEGEMTLTQANREKTKVKLTAADPGPEDMIAKLPQQLQDLIARSMSLQTRVRRLDISIHAPAAERAPIGNPLVPQLNRLKAAFEQ; this is encoded by the coding sequence ATGGCGGACCGTTCGCAAAGCGAATCCGCGCTCGTTCTGTTCAGCGAGCGGCTGACTAATTCGGCGGTGTTCGGAGCTCTCTTCCGGGAAGGCATGGATCTGGTCGAGGAAACCGCCGCCTATCTCGACGGTGACGGCCGCACCGAAGCCAAGGCGCTCGAACGCTCCGTCAGCCTCACTTACGCAACCGAAAGCATGCGCCTGACCACCCGCCTGATGCAGCTTGCGTCATGGCTGTTGTTGCACCGCGCGGTCAAGGAAGGCGAGATGACGCTGACCCAGGCCAATCGGGAAAAGACCAAGGTCAAGCTCACGGCCGCCGATCCCGGGCCGGAGGACATGATCGCAAAGCTCCCGCAGCAATTGCAGGATCTGATTGCACGATCGATGAGTCTGCAGACGCGGGTGCGCCGCCTCGACATCTCGATCCACGCGCCGGCCGCCGAACGCGCGCCGATCGGCAATCCGCTGGTGCCGCAGCTCAACAGGTTGAAAGCGGCGTTCGAGCAGTAA
- the rpmE gene encoding 50S ribosomal protein L31, whose product MKAEIHPNYHTITVVMTDGTEYQTRSTWGKEGDKLNLDIDPKSHPAWTGGSQQILDRGGRVSRFQKKFSGFLKKD is encoded by the coding sequence ATGAAAGCCGAAATTCACCCGAATTATCATACGATTACGGTCGTGATGACCGACGGGACCGAGTACCAGACCCGCTCCACCTGGGGCAAGGAAGGCGACAAGCTGAACCTCGATATCGATCCCAAGTCGCACCCGGCCTGGACCGGCGGCTCGCAGCAGATCCTCGACCGCGGCGGCCGTGTGTCGCGGTTCCAGAAGAAGTTTTCGGGCTTCCTCAAGAAGGATTGA
- a CDS encoding ABC transporter ATP-binding protein/permease, producing the protein MSAVEQIEASRGKPPRDALLEDEAFIESQLTQSPTRTGARLRPLLALAPYVARYRGRAALALISLTVAAITTLVVPIAVRRMIDFGFSPEGIALINSYFSVMIAIVAVLAAASASRYYLVMTIGERIVADLRRDVFAHLISLSPAFFDSARSGELVSRLTADTTQIKSAVGASVSIALRNMMLFIGAATMMVITSPKLSGFVLLAIPVIVIPLVAFGRWVRRLSRNAQDTLADASAYASELVGAIRTVQAYTSERMATARFGGEVEQAYEAARSSTRARAVLTLIIIFIVFSSVVAILWVGSHDVLTGQITPGRLGQFVLYAAFAAAGLGQLSEVWGEVSAASGAAERLLEILRVKSQVTAPPQPVALPQPARGDVGFENVSFAYPARPDVLAVDNVSLSVKAGEKVAIVGPSGAGKSTLFHLLLRFYDPDKGTVSLDGVQIKSADPIDVRSRIALVPQDSVVFAASARENIRFGRPDATDAEVERAADLAHATEFLRRLPGGFEAQLGERGVTLSGGQRQRIAIARAILRDAPLLLLDEATSALDAESETLVQTALEELMRHRTTLVIAHRLATVLSCDRIMVMDQGRIVEQGTHAELVAANGLYARLARLQFEGI; encoded by the coding sequence ATGAGCGCAGTGGAACAGATTGAAGCATCCCGCGGCAAGCCACCGCGCGATGCGCTGCTCGAGGACGAGGCCTTCATCGAGAGCCAGTTGACGCAATCGCCGACCAGGACCGGCGCCAGGCTGCGCCCGCTGCTGGCGCTCGCGCCCTATGTCGCGCGCTACCGCGGACGCGCGGCGCTCGCCCTTATCTCGCTGACGGTCGCGGCGATTACCACGCTGGTCGTGCCGATCGCGGTCAGGCGGATGATCGATTTCGGCTTCAGCCCGGAAGGCATCGCGCTGATCAACAGCTATTTCAGCGTCATGATCGCCATCGTCGCGGTGCTCGCCGCGGCCAGCGCGTCGCGCTACTACCTCGTCATGACGATCGGCGAGCGCATCGTTGCCGATCTCAGGCGCGACGTGTTCGCGCATCTGATCTCGCTCTCGCCTGCCTTCTTCGATTCCGCGCGCTCGGGCGAACTGGTGTCGCGGCTAACGGCCGATACCACCCAGATCAAATCCGCGGTCGGCGCCTCGGTATCCATCGCACTGCGCAACATGATGCTGTTCATCGGCGCCGCTACCATGATGGTGATCACGAGCCCGAAACTTTCCGGTTTCGTGCTGCTGGCGATTCCTGTCATCGTGATTCCGCTGGTCGCGTTCGGGCGCTGGGTGCGGCGGCTGTCGCGCAACGCCCAGGATACGCTGGCGGACGCCAGCGCGTACGCTTCCGAGTTGGTCGGCGCGATCAGAACCGTGCAGGCCTACACCAGCGAGCGGATGGCGACAGCCCGCTTCGGCGGCGAAGTCGAACAGGCTTATGAGGCGGCGCGCAGCTCGACGCGGGCGCGCGCGGTGCTGACGCTGATCATCATCTTCATCGTGTTCTCCAGCGTCGTTGCGATCCTCTGGGTCGGCTCGCATGACGTGCTGACCGGCCAGATCACGCCGGGCCGCCTCGGCCAGTTCGTGCTGTATGCCGCGTTCGCCGCGGCCGGTCTCGGCCAGCTCAGCGAGGTCTGGGGCGAAGTCTCGGCCGCATCAGGTGCGGCGGAGCGGCTGCTCGAGATCCTTCGGGTGAAGTCCCAGGTCACGGCGCCGCCGCAGCCCGTTGCGCTGCCGCAGCCGGCGCGCGGCGACGTCGGGTTCGAGAATGTCAGCTTTGCCTATCCGGCGCGGCCGGACGTGCTTGCGGTCGACAATGTTTCGCTATCGGTCAAGGCGGGCGAGAAGGTCGCGATCGTAGGTCCCTCGGGTGCAGGCAAGAGCACACTGTTTCATCTTCTGCTGCGGTTCTACGATCCAGACAAGGGAACGGTCTCGCTCGACGGAGTGCAGATCAAATCGGCGGACCCAATCGACGTGCGCTCGCGCATCGCGCTGGTGCCGCAGGACTCGGTAGTGTTCGCGGCCAGCGCACGCGAAAACATCCGCTTCGGCCGGCCCGATGCCACGGACGCCGAGGTCGAGCGCGCCGCCGACCTCGCGCACGCCACCGAATTCCTGCGCCGCCTGCCCGGCGGATTCGAGGCGCAACTCGGCGAACGCGGCGTGACGCTGTCGGGCGGCCAGCGCCAGCGCATTGCGATCGCGCGCGCGATCCTGCGCGACGCGCCGCTCTTGCTGCTCGACGAAGCGACGTCTGCGCTCGATGCCGAAAGCGAAACGCTGGTGCAGACTGCGCTTGAAGAACTGATGCGCCACCGCACCACGCTGGTGATCGCGCATCGCCTCGCCACCGTATTGTCCTGCGATCGCATCATGGTGATGGACCAGGGCAGGATCGTCGAGCAGGGCACGCATGCCGAGCTGGTCGCTGCGAACGGGCTGTACGCGCGATTGGCGCGGTTGCAGTTCGAGGGGATTTGA
- a CDS encoding GNAT family N-acetyltransferase, with the protein MVFHTRLYRPDDEAAAIELWHRTWQEAYPEIDFTSRLEWWRGRWRNDLVPKAEIMVAEQEAGALIGFVTVDREGYLDQLVVAPEHWGSGVAHLLVEEAKRISPKGVTLLVNKDNARAIRFYERNGFEHAGEDVNPTSGRPVLKMAWKG; encoded by the coding sequence GTGGTATTTCACACTCGCCTCTACCGTCCAGATGATGAAGCAGCGGCAATTGAGCTGTGGCATCGCACTTGGCAAGAGGCGTATCCCGAGATCGACTTCACCTCACGGCTGGAATGGTGGCGCGGCCGCTGGCGCAACGATCTCGTACCGAAGGCCGAGATCATGGTCGCGGAACAGGAGGCCGGCGCGCTGATCGGTTTTGTGACCGTCGATCGCGAAGGCTATCTCGACCAGCTTGTGGTTGCGCCAGAGCACTGGGGCTCCGGCGTCGCTCACCTGTTGGTCGAAGAGGCCAAGCGCATCTCTCCGAAGGGAGTCACGCTGCTCGTGAACAAGGACAATGCCCGCGCGATCCGCTTCTATGAGCGCAACGGCTTTGAACATGCCGGCGAGGATGTGAATCCGACGTCGGGGCGGCCGGTGTTGAAGATGGCATGGAAGGGGTGA
- a CDS encoding peptidoglycan -binding protein, with translation MALARARRSVSGFNYWPGFVDALSTLVLSIVFLLSVFLVVQFFLSQEVTGKDKALELLNAKIAQLNDLLSLEKLGKLTLDDQLAQLRAGLAAAEGERDRIKGLYEGLSGAGDAQGRANELNKALESEKAVTSRALAQIEVLNQQISALRRQLAALEEALEASEKRDKESQGRIADLGQRLNVALAQRVQELSRYRSEFFGRLRAILGNRPDIRIVGDRFVFQSEVFFDTGQAVLLPEGRAELDKLATALIDLDKQIPSEIGWVLRVDGHTDMRPINSPLFKSNWELSSARAISVVQYLVFLGVPAQRLVAAGFAEFQPLDSAPNDDAYKRNRRIELKLTER, from the coding sequence ATGGCCCTCGCCCGTGCCCGCCGCAGCGTATCCGGTTTCAACTACTGGCCGGGTTTCGTCGACGCGCTGTCGACGCTGGTGCTGTCGATCGTGTTCCTGCTGTCGGTGTTTTTGGTGGTGCAATTCTTCCTGTCGCAGGAGGTCACCGGCAAGGACAAGGCGCTCGAACTACTCAACGCCAAGATCGCGCAGCTCAACGACCTGCTGTCGCTGGAAAAGCTCGGCAAGCTCACGCTCGACGACCAGCTCGCGCAATTGCGCGCCGGCCTCGCCGCCGCCGAAGGCGAGCGCGACCGCATCAAGGGGCTTTACGAGGGGTTGAGCGGTGCCGGCGACGCCCAGGGCCGCGCCAACGAGCTCAACAAGGCGCTCGAATCCGAAAAGGCGGTGACCTCGCGCGCGCTCGCCCAGATCGAGGTGCTGAACCAGCAGATCAGCGCGCTGCGCCGCCAGCTTGCCGCGCTCGAGGAAGCGCTGGAAGCCTCCGAAAAGCGCGACAAGGAATCGCAGGGGCGGATTGCCGATCTCGGCCAGCGCCTGAACGTCGCGCTGGCGCAACGCGTGCAGGAACTGTCGCGCTACCGTTCGGAGTTCTTCGGCCGCCTGCGCGCCATTCTGGGCAACCGCCCCGATATCCGCATCGTCGGCGACCGCTTCGTATTCCAGTCGGAAGTGTTCTTCGATACCGGTCAGGCGGTGCTGCTCCCCGAGGGCCGCGCCGAACTCGACAAGCTCGCCACCGCACTGATCGATCTGGACAAACAGATACCGAGCGAGATCGGCTGGGTGCTTCGGGTCGACGGCCACACCGACATGCGGCCGATCAACTCGCCGCTGTTCAAGTCGAACTGGGAATTGTCATCAGCGCGCGCCATCTCCGTCGTGCAATATCTGGTTTTCCTCGGCGTTCCCGCGCAGCGGCTGGTCGCCGCCGGTTTTGCCGAATTCCAGCCGCTCGACTCAGCGCCCAACGACGACGCCTACAAGCGCAACCGCCGCATCGAGCTGAAGCTGACGGAACGGTAG
- a CDS encoding flagellar motor protein MotA: MPSGHTSRSEMEIELSKLSSPRIFLVRMLVFLMLCALVMVVLYKQIVVAFFANPGLNALIGGVLLIGIILSFRQVVRLYPEVTWVNSFRIADPGLAIDRRPTLLAPMAAILGGERSGRMTISQQTMRHLLDSIATRLDEARDISRYMTGLLVFLGLLGTFWGLIETVSSVGKVIDGLKVGGDAGSLFDTLKEGLAAPLGGMGISFSSSLFGLAGSLILGFLDLQSSQAQNRFYTDLEDWLASTVREYGDGSSGIGGELQHAMERIRAVVEESGGSRNTTAAMANLAEAIQGLVAHMRTEQQMIREWADGQGEQNREIKKLLERIARQPEKS, from the coding sequence ATGCCATCAGGCCACACCTCCCGCTCCGAAATGGAGATCGAACTGAGCAAACTGTCCTCGCCACGAATTTTCCTGGTGCGGATGCTGGTGTTCCTGATGCTATGCGCGCTGGTCATGGTCGTGCTCTACAAGCAGATCGTCGTGGCGTTCTTTGCCAATCCCGGCCTCAATGCGCTGATCGGCGGCGTGCTCCTGATCGGCATCATCCTGTCGTTCCGGCAGGTGGTTCGGCTCTATCCGGAAGTAACCTGGGTCAACAGTTTCCGAATCGCCGATCCCGGGCTGGCGATCGACCGCCGCCCGACCCTGCTGGCGCCGATGGCGGCCATCCTCGGCGGCGAACGCTCGGGCCGGATGACGATCTCGCAGCAGACCATGCGGCACTTGCTGGATTCGATTGCGACGCGGCTCGACGAAGCCCGGGATATTTCCCGCTACATGACCGGCTTGCTGGTCTTCCTCGGCCTGCTCGGCACCTTCTGGGGCCTGATTGAAACCGTCAGTTCCGTCGGCAAGGTGATCGACGGCCTGAAGGTCGGGGGCGATGCCGGCTCGCTGTTCGATACCCTGAAAGAGGGGCTGGCTGCGCCGCTCGGCGGCATGGGCATTTCGTTTTCGTCCTCGCTGTTCGGCCTCGCCGGCTCCCTGATCCTGGGGTTCCTCGACCTGCAGTCGAGCCAGGCGCAGAACCGCTTCTATACCGACCTAGAGGACTGGCTCGCCTCCACCGTGCGCGAATATGGCGATGGCAGTTCCGGGATCGGCGGCGAACTGCAGCATGCCATGGAACGCATCCGCGCCGTGGTGGAAGAGAGCGGCGGCAGCCGCAACACCACGGCTGCGATGGCCAATCTGGCCGAGGCGATCCAGGGCCTGGTCGCGCATATGCGCACGGAGCAGCAGATGATCCGCGAGTGGGCCGACGGCCAGGGCGAACAAAACCGCGAGATCAAGAAGCTCCTGGAGCGGATCGCCAGGCAGCCCGAGAAGAGCTGA
- a CDS encoding efflux RND transporter periplasmic adaptor subunit, producing the protein MSGLRTQSACIVVMLAAMAPLLAGCNEPIAATAAVKPPEPEVGTFTVRSQARAIVRELPGRIAPTRVSEVRARVSGIVVERLFHQGTEVKAGDPLYRIDPKPFEVELQASEAALDKAEAALDLATQHARRIATLTSQRAAPEAENEKAIAAQRQAEAEVDSRRAEVARAKLNLDYATIRAPIGGVVGAALVSEGALVVQNETTSLATIQQLDPIYADFTQSVSEMNKLRRALEAGDLDRIAPDVAKVRLVLDDGTVYPVPGKLLFSDAKVDAYTGQVTLRGQFPNPKRELLPGMYVRVLIEQGIDSDAIAVPQQAIQRDAGGGSEVFVVKDDGRVATQPVRTGPMQDGVWLISEGLKEGDRIIVDGFQKFVAGDKVKPKAWIDADASVGGISSQAATQPVR; encoded by the coding sequence ATGTCCGGACTACGAACGCAATCGGCATGCATCGTTGTGATGTTGGCTGCGATGGCGCCGCTTTTGGCTGGCTGCAACGAACCGATCGCCGCGACCGCAGCGGTAAAGCCGCCCGAACCTGAAGTCGGCACTTTCACCGTCAGATCCCAGGCCCGTGCCATCGTTCGAGAATTGCCCGGCCGAATCGCACCTACCCGGGTCTCGGAAGTCCGTGCGCGGGTTTCGGGCATCGTCGTCGAACGCCTGTTCCACCAGGGTACCGAGGTGAAGGCCGGCGATCCCCTGTACCGGATCGATCCGAAACCGTTCGAGGTGGAACTGCAGGCGAGCGAAGCCGCGCTGGACAAGGCGGAAGCTGCGCTCGATCTCGCCACCCAGCACGCCCGGCGCATTGCGACGCTGACCAGCCAGCGCGCGGCGCCCGAGGCAGAGAACGAAAAGGCCATCGCAGCCCAGCGTCAGGCCGAGGCCGAGGTCGACAGCCGCAGGGCCGAAGTCGCACGCGCCAAACTCAATCTCGATTATGCGACGATCCGCGCGCCGATCGGCGGCGTGGTCGGTGCCGCCCTTGTGAGCGAAGGCGCGCTGGTGGTGCAGAACGAGACCACCAGTCTCGCTACGATCCAGCAGCTCGATCCGATCTATGCCGACTTCACCCAATCGGTCTCGGAGATGAACAAACTGCGCCGTGCGCTCGAAGCCGGCGACCTCGACCGGATCGCGCCCGACGTCGCCAAGGTCCGTCTCGTGCTCGACGACGGCACAGTTTATCCGGTTCCCGGCAAGCTTCTGTTCTCTGATGCCAAGGTCGACGCCTATACCGGGCAGGTTACCCTGCGCGGACAGTTTCCGAATCCGAAACGCGAATTGCTGCCGGGCATGTATGTCCGCGTTCTGATCGAACAGGGTATCGATTCCGACGCCATCGCCGTACCGCAGCAGGCGATCCAGCGCGATGCCGGCGGCGGCAGTGAAGTCTTCGTGGTCAAGGACGACGGCCGCGTCGCGACGCAGCCGGTCCGCACCGGCCCGATGCAGGACGGCGTCTGGCTGATCAGCGAGGGCCTCAAGGAGGGCGACCGCATCATCGTCGATGGGTTCCAGAAATTCGTGGCCGGCGACAAGGTCAAGCCGAAAGCGTGGATCGATGCGGATGCCTCCGTTGGCGGAATATCGAGCCAGGCGGCCACCCAGCCGGTCCGCTGA
- a CDS encoding multidrug efflux RND transporter permease subunit, translating into MPSFFIDRPIFAWVVALFICLVGAISIPLLAVAQYPIIAPPSISISTSYPGASPENLYNSVTRLIEEELNGASGILNFESTSDSLGQVEIIANFVPGTETGAASVEVQNRLKRVEARLPRAVIQQGILVEEASSAVLQIITLNSTDGSLDEIGLGDFMIRNVLGEIRRIPGVGRATLYSTERSLRIWVDPAKLVGYGLTADDVNKAISAQNAQVASGSVGAEPSTPEQKISALVLVKGQLSSPDEFGAITLRANPDGSTVRLRDVARIEIGGLSYQFNTRLNGKPTAGLSVLLSPTGNALATASAVEAKMKELSKFFPTNIGYEIPYNITPVVKASINKVLMTLVEAVVLVFIVMFLFLQNIRYTIIPTIVVPVALLGTCAMLMAAGYSINMLTMFGMVLAVGILVDDAIVVVENVERIMAEEGLPPKEATRKAMSQITSAIIGITLVLMAVFVPMAFFPGSVGIIYRQFSVTMVSAIAFSALLALSLTPALCATLLKPVEAGHGHARKGVFGWFNRVLESGRGGYTRTVKGSLKRTGRLMAIYAVLFIGLGWAFVRLPGGFLPVDDQGFITTDVQTPSDSSYARTEAAVEAVEKYLLNRVGVEDVTFLTGFSFLGQGVNTAQAFITLKDWSERSKKDSAAAIVADINRDLSSVRDARISALQPPPIDNLGNSSGFSFRLQDRGQKGYPALVAAADRLIAEANAGRVLQKVYVEGLPPAPQVNLMIDREKAGAFGVTFEDINQTISTNLGSNYINDFPNRGRMQRVIVQADRASRMNADDILNYNVKNSRGQLVPFSAFATVQWSKGPTQIAGFNYYPAVRISGEAKPGFTSGDAIAEMERLANKLPRGFGYEWTGQSLQEKLSGSQAPFLLGLSVLVVFLLLAALYESWTIPLAVLLTVPLGICGAVIAATMRGLPNDVYFTVGLITIIGLAAKDAILIIEFAKDLRAQGKPLIEATVEACSLRFRPILMTGLAFVCGVLPMAIATGAGGASQQALGTSVMGGMIAVVILALLMVPVFFVSVQRVLAGDREKVVEEVAGAEVAGPPAPVKS; encoded by the coding sequence ATGCCCAGCTTCTTCATCGACAGGCCGATCTTCGCCTGGGTGGTCGCGCTTTTCATCTGTCTGGTTGGCGCGATCTCGATCCCGCTGCTGGCGGTCGCGCAATACCCGATCATCGCGCCGCCCTCGATCTCGATCTCGACCAGCTATCCCGGCGCCTCGCCAGAGAACCTCTACAACAGCGTCACGCGGCTGATCGAGGAGGAGCTCAACGGCGCCTCCGGCATCCTCAATTTCGAATCTACCTCTGACTCGCTGGGGCAGGTCGAAATCATCGCCAACTTCGTGCCTGGCACCGAAACCGGTGCGGCGTCGGTCGAAGTGCAGAACCGCCTCAAGCGCGTCGAGGCGCGGCTGCCGCGCGCGGTGATCCAGCAGGGCATCCTGGTCGAGGAGGCCTCCTCTGCCGTGCTGCAGATCATTACGCTGAATTCGACCGACGGCTCGCTCGACGAAATCGGTCTCGGCGACTTCATGATCCGCAACGTGCTCGGCGAGATCAGGCGCATTCCCGGCGTCGGCCGCGCCACGCTTTATTCGACGGAACGTTCGCTGCGGATCTGGGTCGATCCGGCCAAGCTGGTCGGCTACGGCCTCACTGCCGACGACGTCAACAAGGCGATCTCGGCGCAGAACGCGCAGGTGGCCTCGGGCAGCGTCGGTGCCGAGCCGAGCACGCCGGAGCAGAAGATTTCCGCGCTGGTGCTGGTCAAGGGCCAGCTCTCTTCGCCCGACGAATTCGGCGCCATCACGCTGCGCGCCAATCCGGATGGATCGACGGTGCGGCTGCGCGACGTCGCCCGCATCGAGATCGGCGGCTTGAGCTATCAGTTCAACACGCGGCTCAACGGCAAGCCGACGGCGGGCCTTTCGGTGCTGCTGTCGCCGACCGGCAACGCGCTTGCGACCGCCAGCGCCGTCGAAGCCAAGATGAAGGAATTGTCGAAATTCTTTCCGACCAATATCGGCTATGAAATCCCCTACAACATCACGCCCGTCGTCAAGGCCTCGATCAACAAGGTGCTGATGACGCTGGTGGAAGCGGTGGTGCTGGTCTTCATCGTGATGTTCCTGTTCCTGCAGAACATCCGCTACACCATCATTCCGACCATCGTGGTGCCGGTGGCGCTGCTTGGCACCTGCGCGATGCTGATGGCGGCCGGCTATTCCATCAACATGCTGACCATGTTCGGCATGGTGCTGGCGGTCGGCATTCTCGTCGACGACGCCATCGTCGTGGTCGAGAACGTCGAGCGCATCATGGCGGAGGAGGGCCTGCCGCCGAAGGAAGCGACCCGCAAGGCAATGTCGCAGATCACCAGCGCCATCATCGGCATCACGCTGGTGCTGATGGCCGTGTTCGTGCCGATGGCGTTCTTCCCGGGATCGGTCGGCATCATCTATCGCCAGTTCTCGGTCACCATGGTCTCGGCCATCGCCTTCTCCGCGCTGCTGGCGCTTTCGCTGACGCCGGCACTATGTGCGACGCTATTGAAGCCGGTCGAGGCCGGCCACGGCCATGCGCGCAAGGGCGTGTTCGGCTGGTTCAACCGCGTGCTCGAGAGCGGCCGCGGCGGTTACACGCGCACCGTCAAGGGATCGCTGAAGCGCACGGGTCGGCTGATGGCGATCTACGCCGTGCTGTTCATCGGCCTCGGCTGGGCATTCGTCCGGCTGCCCGGCGGCTTCCTGCCGGTCGACGACCAGGGTTTTATCACCACCGACGTGCAGACGCCGTCCGACTCCTCCTACGCCCGCACCGAGGCCGCGGTGGAGGCCGTGGAGAAATATCTACTCAATCGCGTCGGCGTCGAGGACGTGACGTTCCTGACCGGCTTCAGCTTCCTCGGTCAGGGCGTGAATACCGCGCAGGCCTTCATCACGCTGAAGGACTGGTCGGAACGGAGCAAAAAGGATTCCGCCGCGGCGATCGTCGCCGACATCAACCGCGACCTCTCTTCGGTTCGCGACGCCAGGATTTCGGCGCTGCAGCCGCCACCGATCGACAATCTCGGCAATTCTTCGGGCTTCTCGTTCCGCCTGCAGGACCGCGGCCAGAAGGGCTATCCGGCGCTGGTCGCCGCCGCCGATCGCCTGATTGCGGAAGCCAATGCCGGCCGCGTGCTGCAGAAGGTCTATGTCGAGGGCCTGCCGCCGGCGCCGCAGGTCAATCTGATGATCGACCGCGAGAAGGCCGGCGCGTTCGGCGTCACCTTCGAGGACATCAACCAGACGATTTCGACCAATCTCGGTTCGAACTACATCAACGACTTCCCGAACCGCGGGCGGATGCAGCGCGTGATCGTGCAGGCCGACCGCGCCAGCCGCATGAACGCCGACGACATCCTCAACTACAACGTCAAGAACAGCCGCGGCCAATTGGTGCCGTTCTCGGCCTTTGCCACGGTTCAGTGGTCGAAGGGGCCGACCCAGATTGCCGGCTTCAACTATTACCCCGCCGTGCGCATCTCAGGCGAGGCCAAGCCCGGCTTCACGTCGGGCGACGCCATCGCCGAGATGGAGCGGCTGGCCAACAAGCTGCCACGCGGCTTCGGTTACGAATGGACCGGCCAGTCGCTGCAAGAAAAGCTGTCGGGCTCGCAGGCGCCGTTCCTGCTCGGCCTCTCGGTGCTGGTGGTGTTCCTGCTGCTTGCTGCGCTCTATGAGAGCTGGACCATTCCGCTCGCGGTCTTGCTGACCGTGCCGCTCGGCATCTGCGGCGCCGTGATTGCCGCGACCATGCGCGGCCTGCCGAACGACGTCTATTTCACCGTCGGTCTGATCACCATCATTGGCCTCGCGGCCAAGGACGCCATCCTCATCATCGAATTCGCCAAGGATTTGCGCGCTCAGGGCAAGCCGCTGATTGAGGCGACGGTCGAAGCCTGCTCGCTGCGCTTCCGCCCCATCCTGATGACGGGTTTGGCCTTCGTCTGCGGCGTGCTGCCGATGGCGATTGCGACGGGAGCCGGCGGCGCCAGCCAGCAGGCGCTCGGCACCAGCGTGATGGGCGGCATGATCGCGGTGGTGATTCTGGCGCTGTTGATGGTGCCGGTGTTCTTCGTCAGCGTGCAGCGCGTGCTGGCGGGGGATCGGGAGAAGGTGGTGGAGGAGGTGGCGGGAGCCGAGGTGGCTGGCCCGCCGGCGCCGGTGAAGTCATAG